A single region of the Labeo rohita strain BAU-BD-2019 chromosome 3, IGBB_LRoh.1.0, whole genome shotgun sequence genome encodes:
- the tmem205 gene encoding transmembrane protein 205: MATEGDPTDFVKVLHLLVISFTWGMQVWVSFIAGFVLISQVSMHTFGLVQSKLFPFYFYCLLGSNAVNLAIYAVYHPRELLDWHEGIQMTLFFVAVIMAGLNAQWFGPSVTENMLVMQEIEKEHGLGNQVGMSSNKEGYAKLREQDPKYKEHRTAFYRYHGLSSLCNLIGFFSTTVNLIYLALHLGTI, translated from the exons ATGGCTACCGAGGGAGACCCAACTGACTTTGTGAAAGTGCTTCACCTTCTAGTTATTTCCTTTACATGGGGAATGCAGGTGTGGGTGTCTTTCATAGCAG GTTTTGTGCTGATCTCCCAGGTATCCATGCACACGTTTGGTCTCGTGCAAAGCAAATTATTCCCATTTTATTTCTATTGTCTGCTGGGTAGTAATGCGGTCAATCTGGCCATATATGCGGTGTATCACCCTAGAGAACTGCTTGACTGGCATGAGGGCATACAG ATGACTCTGTTCTTTGTGGCTGTGATCATGGCCGGTCTGAATGCACAGTGGTTTGGTCCGTCTGTCACAGAGAACATGCTGGTCATGCAGGAGATCGAGAAGGAACACGGTCTGGGAAATCAGGTGGGTATGAGCTCCAATAAAGAAGGGTACGCCAAACTCCGTGAGCAGGACCCGAAATACAAGGAACACCGGACCGCCTTCTACCGCTACCATGGTCTGTCCAGCCTCTGCAACCTCATAGGCTTTTTCTCCACTACTGTCAATCTTATTTACCTGGCCCTCCATTTGGGAACTATATGA
- the elof1 gene encoding transcription elongation factor 1 homolog, whose protein sequence is MGRRKSKRKPPPKKKMTGNLDTQFTCPFCNHEKSCDVKMERSRNTGIISCTVCLEEFQTPITYLSEPVDVYSDWIDACEAANQ, encoded by the exons ATGGGACGCAGAAAGTCAAAGAGAAAACCCCCTCCCAAGAAAAAGATGACGGGAAACCTGGACACCCAGTTTACCTGCCCTTTCTGTAACCACGAGAAATCATGTGATGTTAAGAT GGAACGAAGTCGAAATACTGGGATAATATCATGTACTGTGTGTCTAGAGGAATTCCAGACACCAATAACCT ATCTTTCAGAGCCGGTGGACGTGTACAGTGATTGGATAGACGCCTGTGAAGCAGCCAATCAGTAG